The Candida dubliniensis CD36 chromosome 2, complete sequence genome contains a region encoding:
- a CDS encoding hydrolase, putative: MISLRGIFAFILLPIRLLFVLIKYPFFGGINNLYKNDLINSLKLTFYQALINFPLNDVYIFTLISSEFIINKVIGKLYPSLTKNLSNYGEKFDKNSYWLIEKSNRSSNDPILIYLHGGGYFLGIIPQQIESLITTYYLLDPIKQRNLSILILDYKLTSHGYPIPHQLTQLLETYTNLVKQGNENFLLMGDSAGGNLAITFTQYLRLSSNNNNNNNSSNSNSSNLPYPKSLILISPWVKLIAETYQNTPGHSYYNYSSGDVIQFDRFSSSELYQNLLGTDTKLNSLTVSPGNCLYSREDWENIPTYNQLGHSVFVISGEHETFRDDILQWCKYSLNYPVDELNFKDSNGEYDPKIHKYIRNDEKSAYIDINIIPWGLHDYLIFEHTLIGKLKLDPSLKLQSINKRKYFGTLSVVNFLNTILPGEN; the protein is encoded by the coding sequence ATGATTTCTTTGAGAGGAATATTTGCATTTATCCTTTTACCAAttagattattatttgttttaatcAAATATCCATTCTTTGGAGgaataaacaatttatataagaatgatttaatcaattctttgAAATTGACTTTTTATCAagcattaattaatttccCTCTTAATGatgtttatattttcaCATTAATATCTAgtgaatttattatcaataaagtAATTGGGAAATTATATCCTAGTTTAActaaaaatttatcaaattatggtgaaaaatttgataaaaatagTTATTGGctaattgaaaaatcaaatagaTCATCTAATGATccaatattaatttatttacaTGGTGGTGGTTATTTTCTTGGTATTATACctcaacaaattgaatcattaataacaacttattatttattagacCCAATTAAACAGAGGAATTTATctatattaatattagaTTATAAATTAACATCTCATGGTTATCCAATTCCTCATCAATTGACTCAATTACTTGAAACTTATACTAATTTGGTTAAACAAggtaatgaaaattttttattaatggGTGATTCTGCTGGTGGTAATTTAGCTATAACTTTTACTCAATATTTAAgattatcatcaaataataataataataataatagtagtaatagtaatagttCAAATTTACCATATCCtaaatcattgattttgattagTCCTTGGGTTAAATTAATTGCTGAAACTTATCAAAATACTCCTGGACATtcttattataattattcatCGGGTGATgtgattcaatttgataGATTTTCAAGTAGTGAATTATATCAAAATCTTCTTGGTACTGATACAAAACTTAATTCTTTAACTGTATCTCCAGGAAATTGTCTTTATTCAAGGGAAGATTGGGAAAATATTCCTACTTATAATCAACTTGGTCATTCAGTGTTTGTAATTTCTGGAGAACATGAAACTTTCCGTGATGATATTTTACAATGGTGTaaatattcattaaattatcccgttgatgaattgaattttaaaGATTCTAATGGTGAATATGATCCTAAAAttcataaatatattagaaatgatgaaaaatcagcttatattgatattaacATTATTCCTTGGGGGTTACatgattatttaatttttgaacATACATTGATTgggaaattgaaattggatCCTAGTTTGAAacttcaatcaattaataaaaggAAATATTTTGGTACTTTAAGTGTGGTCAATTTCCTTAACACTATATTACCTGGAGAAAACTGA
- a CDS encoding constituent of pre-ribosomal particles, putative (spliced gene;~Similar to S. cerevisiae RRP14), with product MSNSLEERLKTHSSAFDGLLSLIPAKYYYDDATQDQWQQKKKSKQEIKQNKRAKLNPESINNADEYSNGNASAKDVMDNKAKKATSVSLPMKNLPKPITKDSEEEEEEESGNDDSDDSDDVEIPDMDVSEDEEKQVNDDDDDDSDIINNNQLIFDDDGNEIELDSFKKQEIQSTNNTNNKSKKKQLSEEEQRKRQENLAKLREKLESKINNLKEKRKAIGSKSNGAPKSRDQILAERQRREELKKQQKRKHDELEEEEEEDSGSDSDSDSDSDSDFDIDEDENVLFGNIVFNDGSQVTSDLSKIRNSAERKKQKGPANKDIKAHLQILEKKKQKLASMSVEDQEKQREKDKWQRVMAQAEGIKIKDDEKLLKRALKRKEKKKLKSEIEWKERKQVVKDTVAARAKRREENLKARRDNKGKKHQPKLKKFTGTVNKAQLKKKRAGFEGSVKFKSKKK from the exons ATGAGTAACTCTTTAGAA GAACGTCTAAAAACTCATTCATCGGCATTTGAtggattattatcattaatccctgccaaatattattatgatgatgCTACTCAAGATCAATGGcaacagaaaaagaaatcaaaacaagaaatcaaaCAGAATAAACGAGCCAAACTAAATCCTGAAAGTATTAATAATGCTGATGAATATTCAAATGGTAATGCAAGTGCTAAAGATGTCATGGATAATAAAGCTAAAAAAGCTACTAGCGTATCATTaccaatgaaaaatttaccAAAACCAATAACTAAAGAttctgaagaagaagaagaagaggaaagTGGGAATGATGATTCTGATGATTCTGATGATGTTGAGATACCGGATATGGATGTAAGTGAAGATGAGGAGAAACAAgtaaatgatgatgatgacgacgaTAGtgatattataaataataatcaattaatatttgatgatgatgggaATGAGATTGAATTGgattcatttaaaaaacaagaaatacAATCTACCAATAacactaataataaatcgaaaaagaaacagttatctgaagaagaacaacGTAAAAGACAAGAAAATTTAGCTAAATTAAGAGAAAAATTAGAAtctaaaattaataatttaaaagagaaaagaaaagctaTTGGTAGTAAATCTAATGGAGCTCCTAAATCTCGTGATCAAATATTAGCTGAACGTCAAAGAAgggaagaattgaaaaagcaacaaaaaagaaaacacgatgaattagaagaagaagaagaagaagattctGGTTCAGATTCAGATTCAGATTCAGATTCCGACTCagattttgatattgatgaagatgaaaatgTATTATTTGGTAATATAGTATTTAATGATGGATCTCAAGTAACGTCTGATTTATCGAAAATTCGAAATTCTGCTGAAaggaaaaaacaaaaaggaCCAGCtaataaagatattaaaGCTCATTTACAAATATtagagaagaagaaacagaaaTTAGCCTCAATGAGTGTTGAAgatcaagaaaaacaacgagaaaaagataaatgGCAAAGAGTAATGGCTCAAGCTGAAGGgattaaaattaaagatgatgaaaaattattgaaacgAGCATTAAAACgtaaagagaaaaagaaattgaaaagtgAAATTGAATGGAAAGAACGTAAACAAGTGGTTAAAGATACTGTTGCTGCTAGAGCTAaaagaagagaagaaaatttgaaagCTAGAAGAGATAATAAGGGTAAAAAACATCAAcctaaattgaaaaaattcaCTGGGACTGTTAATAAAGCTCAActtaaaaagaaaagagcAGGTTTTGAAGGTAGTGtaaaatttaaatctaAAAAGAAGTaa
- a CDS encoding V-ATPase C subunit, putative (Similar to S. cerevisiae VMA5) — MSSNSLVKIAEYLILSLPQSTHANEWLEKSLNNGKQPLYNLKIPDFQSGTLDSLVQESEELNKIDHQLGSSVNKIVEILNSINPQSGTSNSRIVQSRSVFDYIENFQWNSSKYRLDKPINQLVKMISQEAITLDNDVRTSYQSYQSAKSNFLAADRKKNGDLSIKSLHEIVKPEQFVLDSEHLTTILIAVPNNLLDDFYKNYETLTLFVIPRSAELIAKDQEFHLFTVTLFKKYQQEFINNSREHRWHPRTDFIYNEEILNELRKEFDLTQATELKLKNDLIRLTKTAYSDIMANWFHIKIIRTYVEAVLKYGLPPQFDNYLIKFNGSNLKNVDKAKKELINKFNYLGGNGYTSSNNNNNNNNNNGANLHEYASLVDTEYQPFVLYELEIV; from the coding sequence ATGTCATCAAATTCACTTGTCAAAATTGCTGaatatttgattctttCATTACCTCAATCAACTCATGCTAATGAATGGTTAGAAAAATCTTTAAACAATGGGAAACAACCattatataatttgaaaattccTGATTTCCAAAGTGGTACATTAGATTCATTAGTTCAAGAAAgtgaagaattaaataaaattgatcatCAATTGGGTAGTTCtgttaataaaattgttgaaattttaaataGTATTAATCCTCAATCAGGAACTTCAAATTCACGAATTGTTCAATCAAGATCAgtatttgattatattgaaaatttccAATGGAATAGTTCTAAATATCGTTTAGATAAACctattaatcaattagtGAAAATGATTTCTCAAGAAGCAATTACTTTAGATAATGATGTTCGTACAAGTTATCAACTGTATCAACTGgctaaatcaaattttttagCAGCTGAtaggaaaaaaaatggtgatttatcaattaaatcattacatgaaattgttaaacCGGAACAATTTGTATTAGATTCAGAACATTTAACTACTATATTAATTGCTGttccaaataatttattagatgatttttataaaaattatGAAACATTAACTTTATTTGTAATTCCTCGATCAGCTGAATTAATTGCTAAAGATCAagaatttcatttatttactgtaactttatttaaaaaatatcaacaagaatttattaataattctcGAGAACATAGATGGCATCCAAGAACTGATTTCATttataatgaagaaattttaaatgaattacgtaaagaatttgatttaactCAAGCAActgaattaaaattgaaaaatgatttaattagaTTGACTAAAACTGCTTATCTGGATATTATGGCTAATTGGTTTcatattaaaattattagaacTTATGTTGAAGCAGTTTTAAAATATGGTTTACCTCcacaatttgataattatttaattaaatttaatggttcaaatttgaaaaatgttgataaagctaaaaaagaattgattaataaatttaattatcttggtggtaatggttatactagtagtaataataataataataataataataataatggtgcAAATTTACATGAATATGCTTCATTAGTTGATACTGAATATCAACCATTTGTTTTATATGaacttgaaattgtttag